In Sphingobacteriaceae bacterium, a single genomic region encodes these proteins:
- a CDS encoding inorganic phosphate transporter, whose protein sequence is MLGLTTGLAIFLVLCLLLACFFEFINGFHDTANAVATVIYTNSMKPTFAVVYSGILNFIGVLLGGITVAMGIVNLLPMDALIDSNPYHGIAMVLALLISAIIWNFGTWYYGIPSSSSHTLIGAILGIGLAYYFLPGNIGGSAVNWDKAKNTGLALLFSPLIGFSMAILVMFLFKRFIKHDVIYKEPIPGKKPPLWIRMLLWGTCGMVSFFHGQNDGQKGVGLIMLILIAILPAQFSMDSKVNLQSVNANVNAIEAIVAATDTTQFGKDEFKHYYNIKNHGVHYHEAIANKFYSTDIDLKNRFDVRTDIMKITKGGEKLLKSPNFSISAKESARLKSEIKKAKKLVEYAPSWVIIMISLSLGLGTMVGWKRIVKTVGEKIGKQHMSYAQGASAEIVASAGIGMASAYGLPVSTTHMLSSGIAGSMVAKKGLKNLQKGTIKTIALAWILTLPVTIILSGGLFLLFRAIL, encoded by the coding sequence ATGTTAGGATTAACCACAGGATTGGCCATATTTTTAGTTTTATGCCTTTTATTAGCTTGTTTCTTTGAATTTATTAATGGATTTCACGATACAGCAAATGCAGTTGCAACGGTAATTTATACCAACTCCATGAAACCCACTTTTGCAGTAGTATATAGTGGAATTTTAAATTTTATAGGAGTTTTATTGGGAGGAATAACTGTTGCTATGGGCATTGTGAATTTATTACCCATGGATGCTTTGATTGATTCAAATCCCTATCACGGCATTGCCATGGTTTTAGCTTTACTCATTAGTGCAATTATATGGAATTTTGGCACTTGGTATTATGGAATTCCTTCTTCCAGCTCTCATACTTTAATTGGTGCTATTTTAGGCATAGGTTTAGCTTATTATTTTCTTCCGGGCAATATTGGTGGTTCAGCTGTAAATTGGGATAAAGCTAAAAACACGGGCCTAGCATTATTGTTTTCACCATTAATCGGATTTTCCATGGCTATTTTAGTGATGTTTTTATTTAAACGTTTTATAAAACACGACGTCATCTATAAAGAGCCTATTCCGGGTAAAAAACCCCCGTTGTGGATCAGGATGTTGCTTTGGGGCACTTGTGGTATGGTTAGTTTTTTTCACGGACAAAATGACGGGCAAAAAGGTGTAGGATTAATTATGTTGATTTTAATTGCAATTTTACCGGCTCAGTTTTCGATGGATAGTAAGGTAAATCTGCAAAGTGTAAACGCCAATGTAAATGCCATTGAAGCAATAGTTGCTGCAACAGATACAACTCAGTTTGGCAAAGATGAATTCAAACATTACTATAATATTAAAAATCACGGGGTTCATTATCATGAGGCCATAGCCAACAAATTTTATTCAACCGATATTGATTTGAAAAATAGATTTGATGTGCGAACAGACATCATGAAGATAACCAAGGGAGGAGAGAAATTATTAAAAAGTCCTAACTTTTCTATTTCCGCAAAAGAATCGGCTCGTTTAAAATCTGAAATTAAAAAAGCCAAAAAACTGGTAGAATATGCTCCGTCTTGGGTAATTATTATGATTTCATTATCGCTTGGATTAGGAACTATGGTTGGCTGGAAAAGAATTGTAAAAACAGTTGGAGAAAAAATTGGTAAACAACACATGAGTTATGCGCAGGGCGCCAGTGCAGAAATAGTTGCGTCGGCCGGTATCGGAATGGCTTCTGCTTATGGTTTGCCTGTTTCTACTACACACATGTTATCATCGGGTATTGCCGGATCCATGGTGGCTAAAAAAGGTCTTAAAAATTTACAAAAGGGTACTATTAAAACAATTGCTTTAGCTTGGATATTAACGCTACCGGTAACTATTATTCTTTCCGGAGGATTGTTTTTATTGTTTAGAGCAATTCTTTAA
- a CDS encoding porin translates to MKVFPLTLISYILLLCNSLFAQNDSIHSSQKPDTVLKASPPALVLAPKKDSVTTLVSKAKGWFENFSIRGYVQARYNRLLETNPDLKCEQCDKSWGKDGGFFLRRIRIIFYGQINKRVYFYIQPDFASSASSTGLHFAQIRDAYFDIGLDDNNEFRFRIGQSKVPYGFENMQSSQNRLPLDRNDALNSALSNERDLGVFFYWAPKKIRKRFSMLVKEGYKGTGDYGVFAIGAYNGQTANKPELNNEQHVVSRLSYPFQIGSQIIEPGVQAYTGNYVIPTENLTKGVKTNKDLNYLDQRMAGTLVWYPKPIGLQAEYNVGRGPQFNKLTDSIEVMDLYGGYATLNAKIAIKKQLLYPFIRAQMYKGGKKHEKDARSYEVKEIEFGLEWEPSKNFEIVAMYTMSERRFEDFAKKDNFQAGNLLRLQAQINF, encoded by the coding sequence ATGAAAGTATTTCCTCTAACTTTAATCTCTTACATCCTTTTACTATGTAACAGTTTGTTTGCGCAAAACGATTCTATTCATTCTTCCCAAAAACCTGATACCGTACTAAAAGCCAGCCCACCAGCTTTGGTACTTGCACCCAAAAAAGATTCTGTAACTACATTAGTAAGCAAGGCTAAAGGCTGGTTTGAAAATTTTTCAATAAGAGGATATGTTCAGGCAAGATACAATCGTTTGTTGGAAACCAATCCTGATTTGAAATGTGAGCAATGTGATAAGTCATGGGGTAAAGATGGTGGATTTTTCTTAAGGCGTATTCGTATCATATTTTACGGACAAATTAATAAACGCGTTTACTTTTATATACAGCCTGATTTTGCAAGTTCAGCAAGTAGTACTGGCTTGCATTTTGCGCAAATACGCGATGCGTATTTTGATATTGGTTTAGATGATAACAATGAATTCAGATTTAGAATAGGGCAAAGTAAAGTGCCTTATGGCTTTGAGAACATGCAGTCCAGCCAAAATCGTTTACCCTTAGATCGGAACGATGCTTTAAATAGCGCACTATCTAATGAGCGTGACTTAGGTGTTTTCTTTTATTGGGCTCCGAAAAAAATCCGCAAGCGATTCAGCATGTTAGTGAAAGAAGGCTATAAAGGAACGGGTGATTATGGTGTGTTTGCCATTGGTGCTTATAATGGTCAAACAGCTAATAAACCGGAGTTAAATAATGAACAACATGTAGTTTCCCGATTATCTTATCCTTTTCAAATCGGTAGTCAAATAATAGAACCGGGCGTGCAAGCTTACACCGGTAATTATGTTATTCCTACAGAAAATTTAACTAAAGGAGTTAAAACCAATAAAGACTTAAACTACTTAGACCAAAGAATGGCAGGCACATTGGTTTGGTATCCAAAGCCCATTGGATTACAAGCTGAATACAATGTAGGAAGAGGTCCGCAATTCAATAAGCTTACAGATTCTATTGAAGTGATGGATTTGTATGGTGGTTACGCCACACTTAATGCAAAAATTGCGATTAAAAAACAATTATTGTATCCTTTCATTAGAGCACAAATGTATAAAGGAGGGAAAAAGCACGAAAAAGACGCCCGCAGTTATGAAGTGAAAGAAATCGAATTTGGATTGGAATGGGAACCGAGTAAAAATTTTGAAATTGTAGCCATGTACACCATGTCTGAAAGAAGATTTGAAGACTTTGCCAAGAAGGATAACTTTCAGGCCGGCAATCTATTAAGGCTCCAGGCGCAGATTAATTTTTGA
- the kdsA gene encoding 3-deoxy-8-phosphooctulonate synthase yields MKKKLVKVGDIDCGSKDLFLISGPCVIEEELIMMKTAEKLKEVSERLKIKIIYKSSFCKDNRSSLKYYDGPGLDKGVKLLGKIKEQFGFPVLTDIHSHEQAAPAAEVCDVLQIPAYLCMQSSLLVAAAKTGKVVNIKHGQFLAPDNMKHPLNKCIDAGNDQVILTERGYVFGYNDLIVDPRSFYHLNNLGYPVVFDITHCVRKYGIPSSDAKGGMREFLPVLSRAGVASGVDGVFIETHPEPEKALCDAASQLCVYDLEEFLKPLIELHGVVGKYDL; encoded by the coding sequence ATGAAGAAAAAGCTAGTTAAAGTTGGAGATATTGATTGCGGATCAAAAGATTTGTTTTTAATCAGCGGGCCCTGCGTGATTGAAGAAGAATTGATTATGATGAAAACCGCAGAGAAGCTTAAGGAGGTATCAGAAAGACTTAAAATAAAAATAATTTACAAGTCGAGTTTTTGTAAGGATAATCGCAGCAGTTTAAAATATTACGATGGTCCGGGTTTAGATAAAGGAGTAAAGTTGCTTGGTAAAATAAAAGAGCAATTTGGTTTTCCGGTATTAACCGATATCCATTCACACGAACAGGCTGCGCCGGCTGCTGAGGTTTGCGATGTATTGCAAATTCCGGCTTACTTATGCATGCAAAGTTCTTTATTGGTGGCCGCAGCGAAAACGGGAAAGGTGGTGAATATTAAACACGGACAATTTTTAGCGCCGGATAACATGAAGCATCCCTTAAATAAATGTATTGATGCCGGAAATGATCAGGTAATACTAACGGAACGCGGATATGTGTTTGGATATAATGATTTGATTGTTGATCCCCGGAGTTTTTATCATTTAAATAATTTAGGATACCCGGTTGTATTTGATATTACGCATTGTGTTCGTAAATACGGAATTCCGAGCTCTGATGCCAAAGGCGGCATGCGCGAATTTTTACCGGTATTAAGTAGGGCAGGCGTAGCCAGTGGAGTTGATGGTGTTTTTATTGAAACGCATCCGGAGCCTGAAAAAGCTTTATGCGATGCCGCTTCGCAATTATGTGTATATGATTTGGAAGAGTTTTTGAAGCCTTTGATTGAATTGCATGGGGTGGTTGGGAAGTATGATTTATAA
- a CDS encoding T9SS type A sorting domain-containing protein: protein MNDFIKLGGTQGDCICFAERNYEYDGYDLFTAKVGPDQIDIVNQYLSTLALEYKLLSRANQSTNGTLREIYYILETYNRLDEEADQFWSQSPPGSDIISRFPLQRNGFLLREDMPLNYFDSLTSSQNFLHFNYAYKEYNNSKPKDSISFTGLHSINKLSDDNKFCNFSGFIGAPGDQPIEDLSINHDKYYSMFNAFLLLIKYLPNNSIYYENGQAKQFSDGVIDIKTEIRNIATRCYNYFTGGQFGNNNLDWLLEYPDGVTLTAGAHMWPYSYPMAKMYCYIQNEYPWPWPCNSNQNAMSLTTGFTAYNGLYINIIPPTTPIIGSEDASVFLGNVQAGSNAPVFIPGPLPGGYLPVPIPISTAMLAHTTVNNVQWARLLRKVLHQNQPIQSSESLFSSPISQAPCKGPYNFGNCNHGGYEWSSQDKLEHPKARGKDCETQGGAFIGNYPGVDYMLLHNLYYEYLNQKDDKPGVVESGAYKNAYNLMDNYDEQTWPLQYIPLNGPFGQNAGVAYLIGVNQEVITYTNFPGPGGPVTYIIAPARVKLFQNLESRAQIYAASSPAAPNNTDSSKVEYRAGKEITLLPESGNKPGFEVKLGSDFSAYIKRYICSGNNDPLALKQSSKNEDYRSNDFETDLMNTEIPIHYVEHPKSNSDLFPESSEVDQYSSNEINEIQNILLNEYQIKNPEQINNIQNELLAQRFVALPNPCNGVFKLYAAKLADDEIFSYSIKDMKGQEIMHEENIKTNIQKEINLNNYADGIYLIQLQTNKGYQFHKKITVIK from the coding sequence TTGAACGATTTTATTAAATTAGGTGGGACACAAGGAGATTGTATTTGTTTTGCGGAAAGAAACTACGAGTATGACGGTTATGATTTATTCACCGCTAAAGTAGGTCCAGATCAAATAGATATAGTAAACCAATATTTAAGCACACTTGCATTAGAATATAAATTATTAAGTCGTGCAAATCAAAGTACAAATGGTACACTTCGCGAAATTTATTACATACTTGAAACTTACAACAGATTAGATGAAGAAGCAGATCAGTTTTGGTCACAATCACCTCCCGGCAGCGATATTATTTCTCGGTTTCCTTTACAAAGAAATGGTTTTTTGTTACGAGAAGATATGCCATTGAATTATTTTGATAGCTTAACCTCTTCACAAAACTTTTTACATTTTAATTATGCTTATAAAGAATATAATAATTCTAAACCGAAAGATTCAATCAGCTTTACTGGCTTGCATAGCATTAATAAATTATCTGATGATAATAAATTCTGTAATTTCTCAGGATTTATTGGAGCACCTGGGGATCAACCAATAGAAGATTTATCAATTAATCATGATAAGTATTATTCCATGTTCAATGCTTTTTTATTATTAATTAAATATTTACCTAACAATTCGATTTATTATGAAAATGGTCAGGCCAAACAATTTTCAGATGGGGTAATTGATATTAAAACCGAAATAAGAAATATTGCCACACGCTGTTATAATTATTTTACTGGGGGGCAATTTGGCAACAATAATTTAGATTGGTTGTTAGAATATCCTGATGGAGTAACCTTAACTGCAGGCGCACATATGTGGCCTTATTCTTATCCAATGGCTAAAATGTATTGCTATATTCAAAATGAATATCCATGGCCTTGGCCTTGTAATAGTAATCAAAATGCAATGTCTTTAACAACAGGCTTTACTGCTTATAATGGTCTATACATAAATATTATTCCACCAACTACCCCAATAATTGGTTCTGAAGATGCTTCAGTTTTTTTGGGAAATGTTCAGGCAGGAAGTAACGCACCTGTTTTTATTCCAGGACCTTTACCAGGAGGTTATTTACCTGTACCGATTCCAATTTCAACTGCGATGTTGGCACATACAACTGTTAATAATGTTCAATGGGCTCGATTATTAAGGAAAGTATTGCATCAAAATCAGCCAATACAAAGTTCTGAATCTCTTTTTTCAAGCCCAATTTCTCAAGCACCTTGTAAAGGACCATATAATTTTGGAAACTGTAATCATGGTGGTTATGAATGGTCTTCACAAGATAAATTAGAACACCCTAAGGCTAGGGGAAAAGATTGTGAAACTCAAGGCGGGGCATTTATTGGTAATTATCCTGGAGTAGATTATATGCTTTTGCATAATTTGTATTATGAGTACTTAAATCAAAAAGATGATAAACCCGGTGTTGTTGAAAGCGGTGCTTATAAAAACGCCTATAATTTAATGGATAATTACGATGAACAAACCTGGCCCTTACAATACATACCTTTAAATGGTCCTTTTGGTCAAAATGCTGGTGTTGCTTATTTAATTGGAGTGAATCAGGAGGTGATTACCTATACTAATTTTCCCGGTCCCGGTGGCCCTGTCACATATATAATTGCACCGGCACGTGTTAAGTTATTCCAAAATTTAGAATCCAGAGCGCAAATTTATGCTGCTTCATCTCCTGCTGCTCCAAACAATACCGATAGTTCAAAAGTAGAGTATAGAGCAGGCAAAGAAATTACCTTATTGCCCGAGAGTGGCAATAAACCAGGGTTTGAAGTTAAATTAGGAAGTGATTTTTCAGCTTACATTAAAAGATATATTTGTTCGGGAAACAATGATCCGTTAGCATTAAAACAAAGTTCAAAAAATGAAGATTACCGAAGTAATGATTTTGAAACCGATTTAATGAACACGGAAATTCCTATTCATTATGTAGAGCATCCCAAATCTAATTCAGATTTATTTCCCGAAAGTAGCGAGGTTGATCAGTATTCAAGTAATGAAATAAATGAAATTCAAAATATTTTACTTAATGAATACCAAATCAAAAATCCGGAGCAAATTAATAATATACAAAATGAATTACTTGCGCAACGGTTTGTAGCCTTACCAAATCCATGCAACGGCGTTTTTAAATTGTATGCCGCCAAACTTGCCGATGATGAAATATTTTCTTATTCTATAAAAGACATGAAAGGGCAGGAAATCATGCATGAGGAAAATATAAAAACCAATATTCAAAAAGAAATAAACTTGAACAATTACGCCGATGGTATTTATTTAATTCAACTTCAAACTAACAAAGGTTATCAATTCCACAAAAAAATTACGGTTATTAAATAA
- the dnaK gene encoding molecular chaperone DnaK, which produces MGKIIGIDLGTTNSCVAVMEGNEPVVIANNEGKRTTPSVVAFVEGGERKVGDPAKRQAITNPTKTVYSIKRFMGHTFDEVSTEVSRVPYSVVKGDNSTPRVQIDDRKYTAQEISAIILQKMKKTAEDYLGTEVTEAVITVPAYFNDAQRQATKEAGEIAGLKVKRIINEPTAAALAYGMDKKGQDMKIVVFDCGGGTHDVSVLELGDGVFEVKSTDGDTHLGGDDFDQVIIDWLAEEFLKDEAIDLRKDPMALQRLKEAAEKAKIELSSATTTEINLPYIMPVNGIPKHLVKSLSRAKFESLADKLIQRTIEPCRSALKNAGLSTGDINEIILVGGSTRIPAIQTAVEKFFGKAPSKGVNPDEVVAIGAAIQGGVLTGEVKDVLLLDVTPLSLGIETMGGVFTKLIESNTTIPTKKSQDFSTAADNQPSVQIVVYQGERPMARDNRKLGEFNLDGIPPSPRGVPQIEVTFDIDANGILNVSAKDKATGKSHNIRIEAKSGLSQEEIDRMKREAEANADADKKAREEVDKLNEADAMIFQTEKQLKEYGDKIPADKKSAIESAATELKAAHASKDIAKIEAALKTMNDAWSAASQDMYKAQQDQQNAGAQNDAGPQNDSKQGNGENVTDVDFEEVK; this is translated from the coding sequence ATGGGAAAAATAATAGGAATAGACTTAGGAACCACCAACTCTTGCGTTGCAGTAATGGAAGGGAATGAACCGGTGGTTATTGCAAATAATGAAGGAAAGCGTACCACACCTTCTGTTGTAGCCTTTGTAGAAGGCGGCGAAAGAAAAGTGGGCGACCCTGCAAAACGTCAGGCTATCACCAACCCTACAAAAACCGTTTATTCAATTAAACGATTTATGGGACACACTTTTGATGAAGTAAGCACAGAAGTGTCGCGAGTGCCATACAGCGTTGTAAAAGGAGATAACAGTACACCTCGCGTGCAAATTGACGATAGAAAATATACGGCTCAGGAAATCTCTGCCATCATTCTTCAAAAAATGAAAAAAACAGCCGAAGATTATTTGGGTACCGAAGTAACCGAAGCTGTTATTACAGTGCCGGCTTATTTTAACGATGCGCAACGTCAGGCAACCAAAGAAGCCGGAGAAATTGCAGGTTTAAAAGTAAAACGTATCATCAACGAACCTACTGCTGCCGCCCTTGCTTACGGCATGGATAAAAAAGGACAAGACATGAAAATTGTGGTGTTCGATTGCGGAGGTGGAACACATGACGTTTCTGTACTTGAATTAGGTGATGGTGTATTTGAAGTAAAATCTACAGATGGCGATACTCACTTAGGTGGTGATGATTTTGACCAGGTAATTATTGATTGGTTAGCCGAAGAATTTTTAAAAGATGAAGCCATAGATCTTCGTAAAGACCCAATGGCCTTACAACGTTTAAAAGAAGCAGCTGAAAAAGCAAAAATCGAATTATCAAGCGCAACTACTACAGAAATTAACTTACCATACATTATGCCGGTGAACGGTATACCTAAACACTTAGTAAAATCTTTAAGCCGCGCAAAATTTGAATCCTTGGCTGATAAATTAATTCAACGAACTATTGAGCCTTGCCGTTCTGCTTTAAAAAATGCAGGTTTAAGTACAGGCGATATCAATGAAATTATTTTAGTGGGTGGTTCAACTCGTATACCGGCAATTCAAACTGCAGTAGAAAAGTTTTTTGGTAAAGCACCAAGCAAAGGTGTAAATCCGGATGAAGTGGTTGCTATTGGAGCAGCTATACAAGGTGGCGTATTAACCGGCGAAGTAAAAGATGTATTGTTGTTAGATGTTACTCCTTTATCTCTTGGAATTGAAACCATGGGCGGTGTATTCACTAAATTAATTGAAAGTAATACCACTATACCTACTAAAAAATCGCAAGACTTTAGTACGGCGGCCGACAATCAGCCTTCAGTACAAATAGTAGTGTATCAAGGTGAGCGTCCAATGGCGCGTGATAACCGTAAGTTGGGTGAATTTAATTTAGATGGAATTCCACCTTCACCGCGCGGTGTTCCGCAAATTGAAGTAACTTTTGATATTGATGCCAACGGTATATTAAATGTAAGTGCAAAAGACAAAGCCACCGGAAAATCACACAACATTCGTATTGAAGCGAAGAGTGGATTAAGCCAGGAAGAAATCGACAGAATGAAACGCGAAGCGGAAGCCAATGCCGATGCCGATAAAAAAGCGAGGGAAGAAGTAGATAAATTGAATGAAGCGGATGCCATGATTTTCCAAACGGAAAAACAGTTGAAAGAATATGGCGATAAAATTCCTGCCGATAAAAAGAGTGCCATTGAAAGTGCCGCTACAGAATTAAAAGCAGCGCACGCATCAAAAGACATAGCAAAAATTGAAGCCGCATTAAAAACAATGAATGATGCTTGGAGTGCCGCCAGTCAGGATATGTACAAAGCACAACAAGATCAGCAAAATGCCGGCGCACAAAATGATGCAGGTCCTCAAAACGATAGCAAACAAGGCAACGGTGAAAACGTAACCGATGTTGACTTTGAAGAAGTAAAATAA
- a CDS encoding OmpA family protein, producing MQIKILILLFALPVFAFTQISKGDAYYSKSQYFKAIPKYKKALKGNSSQNQEAHLKLADCYKNLNDYANAEESYKKALAISHQVPAEVFFNYGQVLKTNNKYPEAVEQYGKYLKLNPKDANASKAVKFCKEIKYYMSKPIEYEVKNIEKINTEKSEFSPLVFNNKLAFVAEKESFNFVDYSVNDYNGEPYLNMYVTDIHGTEAKKSKTLSKRINAEYHDGPGSISADGKTFYFTRVNYKKKKNFINTAQIFVAKGEERKWKDITPFKYNSDNYSVAHPSISYDNNFIFFTSDMPGGYGGKDIWFCKWNGSDWDKPVNLGPDINTSADEMFPTIRKDGTLYFSSTGLPGFGGLDIYSAKLFEGKWILIRNEGLNINSSFDDFGITFLNDSIGYFSSNRTGGKGKDDIYWYKYTDKALIISGTVYLTENGNDPAKGIKVILAETNGKRIDSVKTTTKGFFEFKNFDADKKYMAIIDTDDPQFTGKARYFLADKNNVVQRITNKQGNNKFVFKNLPFDPNSLPDLQTDDDLTLAGNLLYGESPSKPIKNTKLKLTNDAGDVLEEITTNEFGAFAFRNIPSDQNYLISIEETDINLPNNTKVILTNKSGKELKTFYTGSGKFKFKVLSADKGLMKEMDVEDVNLSMDVFGYMYDQNKKPIASAKFKIKEEGSKAELQEVITAENGKFNFKNLKGDKNYLFETDEKDPVLSGVKRIYIADNKGRIYKVIDKDGYGRFTFKMLDADKTALGEFVVDDPWMEVMMLKNKQNDKNKKKELTIIENIYYASGDYKFDNAAQKVLDKVITVLNSNSKLLIELSSHTDSKASDDFNLRLSQKRAQHAVNYLISKGIDKKRLKAVGYGETKLLNRCVNGVDCYDEEHAKNRRTEFKITESPQS from the coding sequence ATGCAAATCAAAATACTCATTCTACTTTTCGCACTGCCGGTTTTTGCATTTACTCAAATCAGTAAAGGAGATGCTTATTATTCCAAATCACAGTACTTTAAGGCTATTCCAAAATATAAAAAAGCCTTAAAGGGAAATTCATCTCAAAATCAAGAGGCTCATTTAAAATTAGCCGACTGTTATAAAAATCTGAATGATTATGCCAATGCCGAAGAATCCTATAAAAAAGCTTTGGCCATCAGTCATCAAGTTCCGGCAGAAGTATTCTTCAATTACGGACAGGTTTTAAAAACCAATAACAAATACCCCGAGGCTGTTGAGCAATACGGAAAATACCTGAAACTGAATCCCAAAGATGCAAATGCATCTAAAGCCGTTAAATTCTGTAAAGAAATAAAATACTACATGTCTAAACCCATCGAATATGAAGTGAAAAATATTGAAAAAATTAATACAGAGAAATCAGAATTTTCGCCTCTGGTATTTAATAACAAACTGGCTTTTGTTGCGGAAAAGGAATCTTTTAATTTTGTTGATTATTCGGTAAACGACTATAATGGCGAGCCTTACTTAAATATGTACGTTACCGATATTCATGGAACAGAAGCAAAAAAATCTAAAACACTTTCTAAAAGAATAAATGCCGAATACCATGATGGCCCGGGAAGTATAAGCGCCGACGGAAAAACTTTTTACTTCACCAGGGTTAATTATAAAAAGAAAAAGAATTTTATAAATACCGCGCAAATTTTTGTGGCCAAAGGGGAAGAAAGAAAATGGAAAGATATCACACCGTTTAAATACAATAGCGATAATTATTCTGTAGCCCATCCAAGTATCAGTTACGATAACAACTTTATCTTTTTTACCAGCGATATGCCCGGTGGTTACGGCGGAAAAGATATTTGGTTCTGTAAATGGAATGGATCAGATTGGGACAAACCGGTAAATTTAGGTCCGGATATTAATACCAGTGCAGATGAGATGTTCCCAACAATCCGAAAAGACGGCACCTTATATTTTTCATCTACAGGCCTGCCCGGGTTTGGAGGATTAGATATTTATTCGGCAAAATTATTTGAAGGAAAATGGATTTTGATTCGGAATGAAGGGTTGAATATCAATAGCAGTTTTGATGATTTCGGAATTACTTTTTTAAATGATAGTATAGGCTATTTTTCATCCAATCGTACCGGCGGTAAAGGAAAAGACGATATCTATTGGTATAAATACACCGATAAAGCTTTAATTATTTCTGGAACAGTTTACCTGACCGAAAACGGTAATGATCCGGCCAAAGGAATTAAAGTTATTTTAGCAGAAACCAACGGAAAAAGAATAGACAGTGTAAAAACAACCACCAAAGGATTTTTTGAATTCAAAAATTTTGACGCGGATAAAAAATACATGGCCATTATTGATACGGATGACCCGCAATTTACCGGTAAGGCTCGGTATTTCTTAGCAGACAAGAACAATGTGGTTCAACGTATCACCAACAAACAAGGAAATAACAAATTTGTATTTAAAAATTTACCTTTTGATCCCAACAGTTTACCTGATTTACAAACCGATGATGACTTAACACTTGCTGGTAATTTATTATATGGCGAGAGCCCAAGTAAACCCATTAAGAATACTAAATTAAAATTAACGAACGATGCCGGCGACGTTTTAGAGGAAATAACCACTAATGAATTTGGAGCTTTTGCATTCAGAAACATTCCTTCAGATCAGAATTATTTAATTTCCATAGAAGAAACAGATATTAATTTGCCAAACAATACTAAAGTTATTTTAACCAACAAAAGTGGTAAAGAACTCAAAACATTTTATACAGGCTCCGGTAAATTTAAATTTAAAGTGTTGAGTGCCGACAAAGGTTTGATGAAGGAAATGGACGTGGAAGATGTTAACCTGAGCATGGATGTTTTCGGTTACATGTACGATCAAAATAAAAAACCAATAGCCTCAGCTAAATTTAAAATTAAAGAAGAAGGCTCTAAAGCAGAACTTCAGGAAGTAATTACTGCCGAAAACGGAAAATTTAATTTTAAAAACTTAAAAGGTGATAAAAATTATTTATTTGAAACCGATGAGAAAGACCCGGTATTAAGCGGAGTAAAAAGAATTTATATCGCCGATAATAAAGGAAGAATTTATAAAGTGATAGATAAAGATGGCTATGGTAGATTTACCTTTAAAATGCTGGATGCCGATAAAACAGCATTGGGCGAATTTGTAGTTGACGACCCTTGGATGGAAGTAATGATGCTGAAAAACAAACAAAACGATAAAAACAAAAAGAAAGAACTTACTATCATTGAAAATATTTATTACGCTTCCGGCGATTACAAATTTGATAATGCAGCACAAAAAGTATTAGACAAAGTAATAACCGTTTTAAATTCAAATTCAAAACTTTTAATAGAATTGAGTTCGCACACCGATTCTAAAGCGAGTGATGATTTTAATTTAAGACTATCACAAAAAAGAGCGCAACACGCTGTAAATTATTTAATCTCAAAAGGAATCGATAAAAAAAGATTAAAGGCAGTTGGTTATGGCGAAACTAAATTATTGAATCGTTGTGTAAATGGCGTTGATTGTTATGATGAAGAGCATGCCAAAAACCGACGTACCGAATTTAAAATAACCGAGTCTCCGCAAAGCTAA